Sequence from the Meriones unguiculatus strain TT.TT164.6M chromosome 5, Bangor_MerUng_6.1, whole genome shotgun sequence genome:
ttattcattcttatcaagtatttatgaattttaacattttccctcttccctcattttataaatacttctttgaatttttaagcTTATAATATAATGATGTAATATGTCCGTTCCCATTCCTCCCTCAAAACCCATCCAAATATCATTCCCATGCTGTCCCTCatcctcatggcctctttttctttaattgttattatatacatatatagtctcAGAGGCATCACTgcgacctgctcagtctgtataatgttacttgtttgcctgttttcagggctgataattTGGTTTTGGACTACCAgtttgtgtgctcttccctggagaggacTGTTGCTCCGGCTCTTGGCATTCCTTAgtctcctgtagttctttgagaagggctgagcagtggttttcctgtaccttggcatgtctaagtgttgttgtccttgtttagctcaGGTTTAAGCAGTCATGTGCGTAAGGTTATTGCTGTAGCTCCTTAACACTactgggagacacaatctcacagtgaattccctaatcccctgctttcaatctctccatgccatcttcagaagcaatgttctctgagccttgcttgCAGTTCTTTGGTAGATGGGTCCACCGAGCCTGGGATCCACaactctacatcttgatcagttgtggttttctgtactgaTCTCCTTCTGCTCAAAGAGAAGTTTTCATGTTGAGAGGTGAGCGTTACactcatctgtggatataagaacaaatacttagaacatttaaaacatttttgcttcttgtcagtatactgtattacagtgcaatatggtgagaaaaattatgaagtcatttcatctcacacccttgATTTTCAGTTGATAATTCTTTACTGTGTATCTGGGAAACTTTTTACAACATTATATACTTCATGTGTATTCAAAATTCATTAGAGGAAATGATGATCTCTACATAAAACACACACTGAATTTCCTACATTCCTGAAGTCTGGAGAAGTCCCCTACACCTTGAAGGTAAGGAGACTTAAGACTCCTGTGGAGCCCATCCCTCAAGACTGGGTGGACACTTTCATTTAATTATGACCTTAGAATGGATGGCCCTGAGCTTATTataattgtagttttgtttagTACCCTAATTTTACCtgtcaaaagaggaaaaaataaggaGTATGCTCACCCTGAACTTACCCCGATATTGGATGCTCAGGCTCTCTTCACAGAGGCATCATGGCTGGAGATTAAAGTCATAGGTTGGAGGCAGAGTCACTTAAGAGAGTTCAGAGAAAAACCAGGATTTCTCTGGAAACAGAACTTGTCTCCATCATTCTAtcctttttgtcatttttttcttttctgcttcatgcagggaaggagctgatctgtcattcacagagctgcattctgtctcccaggACACTGCATGAGAAAACCAGCAGCTGACATGTACAGAGATCACTTTGTGCCTGAAACAGTTCCATGCTTGGTGTGTAGGTAGAATCCTCACACCTAGGGGCTTCTTGACTGTGCATATGTTCCAGAGTTGCTGACTGGAGCTCATCTTCTGAGTGCTTATGGTCACACTCTGAAGAAATGGCAGATAGTCGGCAGGATTTGATTCAGAGTCCAAACtggtaattatttgttctggagATTAATTAAGAACATTTGGCctggccgggcagtggtggtgcatgttttcaatcccagcactcaggaggcaaaggcaggaggatctctgagttctaggtcagtgttgtctacagagtgagttccaggacagccaggactacatagagaaaccctgacttgaaaaaccgagagagagagagaaaacgaggaggaggaggcagtggtaagaggggcagggaggtggagagagacagacagaaagagacatagagaatgaATGATTAATGACTGAATGAAAAAGAGAGTGAATGACTACTTGGCCAGCAATGAAGAGGGCAGTGAGATAAATGACCCTGTGCACGTGGGTCTGACAATCAAGTGAGATGCAGCTATTACCCCTGAATAAACCAAACATGTGGATCAGGAGAGGTTAATTTTTTATAACTTGTGGAAATGTTTAATGTACAAGAaagtttgtattttgagacaggcctacAATGGTCTGCACAGTTCAGTTTTGCATGGGAAGCATCAGGACAGTGGGGACAATGGGTACTATGGGGATGGCCTCAAGGAAGTCTGAGCTGGAGCTGAGTTCTTTTTGGATGAGGTGGAATTGGGATGAATTGATATCTTGTTGCCATCTCAGTGTTGGGGGGTAATGCTTCATTACCAGTATTTGGaatgaagagttttctcttttctcctcagatttttggtacttcaaatacacacacatacaatgaataaagccagcatactccacactaacacaaacattaaaatcaccttgttctctgaaatgagtgttgggatctcagccaacagcatccTTTTCGTCTTCCATCTCTGTATGCTCATTGGTGCGCACAGGCCTAAGCTCATTGATCTCGCCATTGGTTTCTTGGCCCTGACCCAACTACTGATGCTGCTAACTATGGGACTCATAGCTGCAGACATGTTTATGTCTCAGGGGAGGTGGGACCCCACCACATGCCAATCCCTTATCTATCTGCACAGGTTCTTGAGGGGCCTCTCCCtttgtgctgcctgtctgctgaatgtcctctggaccatcatcctcagccctagaagctgctgcttagacaagtttaaacataaatttcCCCATGACATCTCCTGCgccctttttctttgtgttctctacatgtcttttagcagttacctcCTGGTATCAATAAGTGCCATCCCCAATTCGACCTcagataattttatgtatgttactCAGTCTTGCTCACTTCTCCCAATGAGTTACTCCAGACAAAACATATTTTCCACACTGGTGGtcttcagggaagcctttcttatcaGTCTCATGGTGTTCTCCAGCGGGTACATGGTGACTCTTTTATACAGACACATGAAGCAGGCccggcatcttcacagcaccaaactttctccaaaagcatccccagagcaaagggccaccaggaccatcctggtgctcatgagcttctttgtggTTCTCTACATTTTGGACAGTGTTATCTTCCACACaagaatgaagttcaaagatgGCTCTCTGTTTTACTATATCCAGATTCTTGTGTCCCatggctatgccacagtcagtcctcttgtgtttatttgcactgaaaagcgtataactaaatttttaaggTCACTGTGGGACAGGAAATTAAATATCTGATTAATCAATGATGGGTAAAATTGTACACTCCTTAATACAATCCAATATGTTGCCATCATATCATGACATAGTAGGAACATTCTGTGGCTTAAACTGATATGTGAAAACATCCTTTTAACATTCCATGTGTTTACTCTGTGTGTGGATGGCAagtatataaaacaatattaaactgCATTCCCACTCAGATATCACATGAAGTTTATCTTTCTCAATGGGTTTTCAAAGGAGGTCTGTGAAATGACTCTCATCTGTCTTTTTTagcacattactttttatttatttatttatttattttggaatttgtggcagggtttctccatgtagccctggctctcctgggcttgctttgtagatcaggctgacctcatactcacagagatctacctgtttctgcctccctgagtgccgggatcaaaggcatgtgccatcatgcccagattacttttaatttttttttaaaaaaatgatttaacttttaactgtgtgtgtatgtgtttgtgtttgtgtgtgtttttgtgtgtgtgtatgtgtgtgtgtgtgtgtgtgtgtgtgtgtgtgtgtacttgagtgCAGGTCatcctggaggccagaaatgtCAATTACTCTTAGAGCTAAacttataggcagttgtgtgCCACCCAAGGGTGAGTGTTGataattgaacttgagtcttttagaaaacagtttgcatatgtgctgagccatctctctggcacagcccattactttaaatatgacattttcaataaatcaATGCATCAGttgtttatatttggaaaaatatacaaggaaacactgttttgagaataaattatcacaggatgcagaacacacacacacacacatacaaagagccAAAATGATATGCAGAGAAGCATCCTGTCATTTGCATAATGGTGCTCCTATGGCCTGATTTAAAACAGTCAAAGTAGAAACAGCCACTGTCTAGAAGTGTCAGGATGTGGGATCAGGTCATGGCCTCCCCTTGTTAAGGAATGCTAGTCAGAACATGAAGAACACCTCAAATGTCTGCCATGCCAGTCAGGTACACTGCACAATCTTGATGAGTTACTTATGAAAGACAGAGCTTAGATGTGTCAAAGAATAGAGACCATAGACAAAGTGCTTTATCTGGGCTCAAAAAATCCAAATTTAAGTAGGAAACTAGTCACAGATAGTTACTCAGCTGCACTATTGATATACTCCAGGGACCTGAGGGCTTGCAGCATGCCTGCTTAATTGAGACTAATCAGATACCTGCCCAGAGCACACTTCATTTGAGAGAACACGGACTCAGTCACACAAGTCACACAGCTGagcacactcacaggaagacttCACACAGCTAAACCCACTCACAGGCATACTTTACAGTGCAGAACACACACTTAGAGACTTACTTCCCACAGTAAAACTGTTATCTGTCACTCAGTGTGAGGATATGTCACAAGCATGAACCCCACTCACACCCAGAATCGAGTAATTTCAGTGTTGACACTTACATATAATCTGAAGAAATAACTGAAAACTGGCaataaaaaagtacttctaaggttatttcaaatgttcataaaggagctcaaatagatttgtgtaatttgacagcagaaaataatttaggagacaAGCCCTAGATAATGagtataaaacagagtcagaagggaaaaataaagttgccaagtctcataattcagaatgGCCTCCTGCACCCACCTCTCTCTAACCCTAACAAAGAAAAAGGGCCCCCAGTCTGGCAGGGACAGAACACAGGGCCGTAGCTCAGTGAGCAGGAAAATCGGGGACACTACatgcctccttccctttcccctaccAGGAGCTAGGCTTGGATGGCTTGCAGAGAACTGGGTGGATGGCAATGCTCACACCCTCCAAATCAGCCTAAGACCAGCCTCTACCAGTTGCTGAGCTGAGCAGCAGTTCACCCTGCCACCATcctcctctcatctcttctcccAGGAGCTTCATTCAGTGTTGGCTCTTGGACATGGGCCAgagggatggagccacttctagttttaaagtttaaattgtgtgcactgataaattctgaaatttacatctagttctgacttttgaaatcatggttatgctctataaattcactcctaaggaggatgttttgttttaatattacaaaaacaggtttaaaaaaatatgcaaatgtttaaaaagtaggtATCACAGTTGTTCTTGTCTTTATCACTGTTATTGTTTTTAtctgccagctgtctgttttggtttctggttttggtttgcttgcgAGATCTGGAAAAATTGGAGAGTTTCCATTCTGGTCAAGGGAATCTGGGGGATGCCCCAGTTCCCGGGAAAAGACCTGTAACTGCTACACTTTTTTCAGGACAAAAAGAGAGGGTCGGTGGGACCTTATTCTTTGTGAAGAGAGGGCTaagggggctctgctccttctggaatctatgtgtgtatatgtttctatgtgtgtatatgtatatctgtggACTTAAAATGACGATAAACTGTGGACTTAAATGTGaatgatgatattaatatttttggacatgagacagtacaaatcaacacctctgagtttggtcctggaccattagacttaaattctataaaacattttaaaatttattggttattttaaaatggtaatccttggacagtctaacaaaaaacttaaaaatagtttctcaaccctttggggaggtcaaaagaccttggttatttattttattaattttaagaagTAAAACCAAGCAATGCTGTtttaaccaattaaaaaaaattttagttattacaatatatcatgtaaaaaacctataaaatatgttgttcttcattttaaaaggctggagattcttcaatgcaaaacgtttgcttatgctcttttacaggacaaaaaggacaacagttccatgttagcccaggattaagcagggttatattcagatcactgTTAACcactatataaaatatatgcctgatggatagtacctaaataaatgatttaatagtgtttctttctggcctatagatttggtatggccagaatagtccattttttgaGGGttgcaggctaagtttagttctctgtttaatgctaaataaaacttttgtcgtttaattttttgctgttaagttttaatacaatatgataaatAAGacttgctagcccctttataaattatgtttaattaaatgttttgccTTGATTTTAGCTTGAAAAGAGCAGAttaaaagttatgctaaagattataattgagtacaagattgagttttacctcgTCTCTTTGTTTAAGATGTATTTtcttaaggttaaatttaaaatgggtaactatcacaaaaacaccagagactgggggtCCCAGTCGGGAGAAAaacccacaaggaagaaaggaaacagtatTGGCCTTGGGTCACCCAATCTTTCCCTGTAAAAGGTCTTGCAGAATGGCAGGTGCGAGCCACCATTACTGAACTGGGCTCTAGCAGAGAGCACGTAGAGCCCAGAGACTGCTGTACACccagctctctgtcacagacagagttgtgtgccccagggcaccagattcTGGGAGTCTCTTTcagaagaaaaccccacagggaagaaagcaaacagggacagacttaggccacacAGTATATCCCTAGAAAAGGTCCCAAAGACCAGTGGGCAGGCGTGCCACGAGTCCAGAAACCTGCTGTGTGCCAACAGTTTTTCACAGATAGAACTGTGCGccacagagcaccagagacttggagtccctgtcgggagaaatcccCGACACGGAAGGAAGCAAACGGGGGAGACTTAGGCCCCCCAGTATATCCCCGgtaaggtcccacagactggcccaacccatggacctgctgtgcaccaactaGCCTGCTGCTGCCAGGAGAGCAGTaatcacctgccacagattaccactttgGTACTGGGGCCCATAGCCCCACCCTCAAacttacagaagcctgggatccctgagatcaattcccagaTGCTCCAAGTGGCAACCAGCTATCCCTAACAAAATGACTAAACCAAGGGACACCCAGGTTAAagcagcagctcaataaatttacagcaagaaacccagaagcaggacatctgtctccaggaattctcaGGGTAAAAGAAGAGCCCTCTCCACTAATAGggaccatagttaccactcaggtctgtatacCTGAGGTGAGCTCTGGCAAGTCACATacaacaccagccatacagtgaccaaacccaaaaagctgaggaggcttccttcaggaaaaaccatcttcctgccaaggggattctctccactacaggattccaggaatcaccagaaactaacacccaacacccaagatagcccaatgggtagaggccagtgtaaaagctcaaccaacaaaagacagaccaatatgacatctccagaacccagttatccagtggcaagtagccctggacaccccagcctaactgaaattcaagaagatgacataacctctatgctcatgaagaggataacacaggaaacaaataaaatgcgtaaagacctagaggcaGATAAATTCAAACAGCTTACAGTCatctgtaaataaataaaggaagataaagaaaaagagattatggccatctgtaaagaaatacaggaagttgcagccaaacagtttgaggtatttagagaggaaatacttaaatcactgaaacaaattaaagaaacagaggattgttcaaacaaacagctgaaggaattgaaggaaaatcaggaaaatacacagtcagataggtgaaagaaataaaaaaaaaaggctgaagatctgtagatagaattgaaaaaaattaaagaaaacacaaatggaaaaaattgtggagagaaagaaattagggaagcaaacaagaactacagaggttggcataagcaatagactacaagagatggaagaaagaatctcagatgtggaagatacaatggaagaaatagatgtatctgtcaaagaaaacgttaaatctaaaaaattctggacacagacGGTCccagaaattcaagacaacataaaaacacaaaacctaaaaataataggaatagaggaaaaagaagattccctcctccaagtcccagagaatattttcaaccaaatcattaaagaaaatttcccaaacttaaaggacaggccaataagaatacaagaggcctacagaacacccactttattagaccagaaaagaaaatcctcctgccacatgataatcaaagcagtaagaattcagaacaaagaaaaacactaaaagctgcaagggaaaaatgctaAGTAACATATAGTGGCAAGCTCATccaaatcacacctgacttctcaacggagactatgaaagccagaagggcctggatgaatatcatgcaggccctaagggaacacagatgttagcccaggctactatacccagcaaaactctcagtcctcatagacagagaacaaaatgatattcaatgacaaaaacaaattgaaaaatacctacacacaaatccagtgttacagaagacacgagaaggaaaaatgcaacccaagaatactagctactttcaagaaaacacagaaaataattaaccacattacagtaaacagaaagcaaccaagcacacaaacttatgaccacagccaacatcagaatcaaaagatctaacagccattggtcattaatctctctcatcatcaatggactcaattttccaataaaaagacatagaataacagaatgaatgtgtaaacaagacacagcaatctgttgtatacaagaaacacacctaagtcacaaagatagatattacctgagtgtaaagagctggaagatggctttctaaGCAAGTGAACCgaagaatcaagcaggagtagccattctaatatctgataaaatagattttcaaccaaaattcatcaaagGAGATGGGttaggacacttcatactcatcaagggaaaaattccaccaggaagacatcacaatcctgaacatctatgtccctaatacaagggcacccacatttgtaaaagaaacattgttaaaacttaaaccacacatagatccccacacattaatagtgggagacttcaacatcccactctcaacaaaggacaggtcaacaaaacagaaattaaacaaagaaacaatgtctctaacagaggtcatgaattaatggacctaacagacatttacagagccttacaccaaacacaaaagaatttaacttcttctcagcacctcatggaaccttctccaaaatagaccatatggttggtcacaaagcaagcctcaagagatacaagaagaatgaaataatcccttgtatctta
This genomic interval carries:
- the LOC132654004 gene encoding vomeronasal type-1 receptor 44-like, producing the protein MNKASILHTNTNIKITLFSEMSVGISANSILFVFHLCMLIGAHRPKLIDLAIGFLALTQLLMLLTMGLIAADMFMSQGRWDPTTCQSLIYLHRFLRGLSLCAACLLNVLWTIILSPRSCCLDKFKHKFPHDISCALFLCVLYMSFSSYLLVSISAIPNSTSDNFMYVTQSCSLLPMSYSRQNIFSTLVVFREAFLISLMVFSSGYMVTLLYRHMKQARHLHSTKLSPKASPEQRATRTILVLMSFFVVLYILDSVIFHTRMKFKDGSLFYYIQILVSHGYATVSPLVFICTEKRITKFLRSLWDRKLNI